tacgcACAAGCAACTGCGATACCAATGTcaaacacaatcaacaaacaagacatacaaaccagggAACAAGTATCGTCTTCattggaagggaggtgtcgaacgacaccagccaagtgttgATTgtcactggcattggtgtcgaccgatactaCCCGACAGTGTCGATCAATGCTGatccttggtgtcgaccgacaccctcatggtgttgatcgacactaaCTCTGCCACCACGATCCGCTCAAAGCCGAGAGTCAAATCTTGCTTCCTATCGCCTCCAATCTGCCCAAAACTCAATCTCAAAGCCATATGAATCCGTAGGAACCCTATAGCAACCATAaccagcaagaaaacaccacaaacaacaacaaacaagcaagaaaaacgAAATCTGAGGCTTAggtcagccatggtcatgcactcacctctttgcaggaagattctgaccaacatcaacgaatccaaccctcctaacAAGCTCCTAACACGATCCTAGCctcagatctcccaagaacagccaagaaatctcacaTTCTCTcccaaaacctcaagaacactgtttctctccttttctctctgtctcAAGCGgcgtaaaacaacaaaaacacgacctaggtcgttctcccacttaaatatcacggttCAATGGTTCtctttaaaccaaaccgaccaaaatcaacaattaaatcgaactggtcaaACTAGAAattattggtgtcgaccgacaccacccttggtatcgatcgacacccatccccaaaacgcagagttttggtttgcggattttaaaattttacataagtAGTCGAGCAATTTGCACCAATAGTCAAATCCTATGGCCTATAAAGCTTAATGTTATATCGCGTTTTCAAAGATTACCACAACACTGGAATCTTGAAAACTGCTGGGAAATTGAATGTTTTCTTCAACTTAAGTAGCTATTCAGGATCTTTAGCTTCTTGAGCAGCACCACCCTCGCCTTCATAATCATTTTATTCATTATTGTGTGACAACGGTTTTGGAATCCTTTCATCATCCCAAATTTCATCACCACTATTTGCATCACTCTCGCCTCCATCATTACCTTCTCTCGCAGACTCTATAAACTCAACTTCAAAgtcatcaaaattttcttcttgtaCACTTGGATCTACATCATCTTCCTTTACACCTACATCTGGTTTCATAATAGTAACAATGCCCAACCTCATTAAAGTATTCATCGCCAACAACCTCACAATCATCCCCACTCACAACTTTATGATCTTCTTCAATATCGTTTGGcatttttcgtttttgattcttttgttgttccTTAGATTGCCATCGCCTCGCTCTCCGGTGGGTAACGAAATACCTCAATCTCTAGTTATTATGGGATTGCCACCACCTCAGTCTCTGGCGGGCATCAAGCCACCTTAGTGTCTGATTGAAATGATCCGAcacattttttcctttttaatacaataattaacaagtgatctcatactcactaacaataccaatcaaatcaaacaacaaaaataaccaGCACTAAACCATCAATTATCCAACAaatacttaattaaccaatatcaatatTCCAAGACAAATCCAACAATTccaaaagaataacaaaaaccaagGAACTAGCAATCATAGGCAACATCTTAAAGATCCAACTGTAGCAGCCTAACATAAGCCAGACAACACGTCaacaagcctctagaacatttTCCTCTTCATTcacttgattccacgatcacactttgtatttaccttcaccacaaacaacaattgagatgtgtggtgatcctcccatctattgggctatacacaaaaaaaaaaaaaaaaaaagcaatacaCAAAAGCAAGCAAACTAGACAACTCTGAACACATGCGTCGACATTGCGCTCTTGCGTCGAATGACACACTccctgcatcgaccaatgcaaggcctttgcatcgactgatgcattccttacatcgaccgatgcaacgcTTTTGCATCGAACGATGCAACGCCTTTGCttcgaccgatgcactcctttTATCGAATGATGCAACCTTGCGTCTCCACCAAATCCCTAGCTGCCTCGATCAATGCAGTTACGCGAATCATCGCCGACCACGATCTCTCTCGCCTTCTCTTGGCTCCAACCAATGTCAAATCATATGTGTTGCCAAATCCGACCTCAACAGGCAACAACCACCAcgacaacaaaacaaagacaagCACACAACCAATCAATCatccaaaaacacacaaaacacacatctaatcGCTTCGCACTACAAGAAGATTTTGCACCAAAAACGATGAAACATCACCCACAACAAGCTTCCCACAATGTCCTTAGCCACAAATCTCCACTCCAGTAACAGATCGCTCCATAAATGGCTTAGAACTCCTCAAGAACGCTCACATGAAATTTTTAGAGAGAAAACTTACCagacccatttttttataatattaataatctagtgatctcatactcactaaccacctaaccacattcaaaccaaacagcggaaataaccaaaggataccattaaaccaataaccaataaaccaataactaataaaccaataacaagtATTAATTCAACCAACAGAGTCATAAAACATTagaccagcaacctagcaacgttCTAAcgactcaattctagcaacctaacagaagtcaaacaacacatcaacaagccactagaacatcctcctcttcatcgccttgatctcacgatcacactttgcctttacctgcaccataacacatatgagatgcgtgagtattatcataaacactcagtaagatCAATTTTTTGATATTCTAACTATTCTATTCAAATAGGGAAAAATAagacaatcctctcatctaATAGGCTATATACACAAACAATTGAACCAAGGAAATCAGACATCAGCCGcaccaacaaacaacaatgaataatcaaaccaggaaaatcaGACATCAGCCGCATCTTGAAAaggttgtgtcgaccgacaccctcctggtgtTGATTGACACGGCCACCAGACGAAGGTTTCATCAGCCAACACATAACCTGTGTCGATCGATTCATGCaccttgcgtcgaccgacacacaacCTGTGTTGATCGATGTAGGCACCTTGCGTCGACCAACACACGGATCGTCATATGCTTGAGATTTcccgaaatccctaattgcatcgagcgacacctccacatggcatcgatcgattgGCACACGCCTTGCGTCGTTTGACGCAGATGCCGAGCATCGTCTCCCTCGAAGCTCCATTCTACATCTTCGTTCCTAAATGCACCTAACTCAATCCAAACCCACAAAGGACTCTCACAAAGGCCTCAAGAACCACAAAAACACTCCACCAAACCAAGAAATCAACCATATAACACATAAACACGAAAATCAGATAATCTCAAGTTtcgatcagccatggtcatgcactcacctttgcaaaagaagattctgactcaaAAACTGAGGAATACACACTGTTAGCAAGCTTCCCACATGATCCTAGCTTCAGATCTCTCAAGAATAGCTAGAAATCTTCAAAAACTcccaagaacgctcaagaacacttattctcttctttttctctttggaaCGACTAATGAGCGGCTGTCTCAACCCTCAACTCGACTTCCAGCTTATAAACCCTGGTTTAGGGCTTCCTTTAACCCAAACCGTTCAAATCCAACGATTAAAGTCAAACCAATCGAACCGAGAATTAGGCTATGTCGATCGATGACCTACTATGTCGATCGATGCGCCtactgtgtcgatcgacacacatccttaaaccaaacaaaccggtttgcggatgttacaaaactcttaatccaacaTTAGGGCGTCAAACTCCCCTATTATAAGCAAACCTTAGGTTTTTTCCATCAAACCGCGCCGAATTAGAGGCATTGAAGTTAATCCAAGCACAAACCGCACAGTTACATCGATCGATGTCTATCCTTGGCATCGATTGATGCTCAAACCGGAAAttcggtttgcggatgttacactgATCCTAGTGGGATTTGATCTCTCAGTGTTCGATGGATTCTGAAACATCTCATTTTTGCAAATTGTGATGTTTCGACTTCTGCGCCTCCCGTAACTATCAATGGCAACGACCAACGAGTCAAAAGCTTTTTTCGTCCTCCACGGATCCGCGTCATTGCGGGTATTTGAGAATTTGAGCTTTTTTCAACAAGATCTAGAGGGAATTtgagttttaagatttttaagttTAGGgactataaattaatttggaaATGAGATTGTCTCAATTTGAAGACTTTGTTAAATTGGGTTTTGGTAAAACACCGTCGTTTTGCATAAACGAAAACGCtaacatatgaaaataatttcataaactttattttaacaatataatgTTGAACCTCAAATGGCCGAGTCaacaaaatttatctattttttaaaaaaaaaaaatcaacataaatttagtgattttaaaatgaaattcaGAAATTGAAATAACCATTAGAAACTTTGATCTTCAAATCCTTAACCGATGCCAACCAAAATAATGAACCGGAAATAATGGCAGAACCGTAATAAGCAAACAATCTATGGGTATagttatcctactatattaattgagactAATTTTATAAAGGCTACAAAAATTACATTGTCATGCCATTAGTCTTAAtccaaatgtttaattttttagtaagaataaaaatataatttcaatatTAGACTAGtaaaatctattaaataattattaatttaaaactgtaatatacatcaaacaattaaaatactataatattctaaaataattaataactttttaagataatataataataatttttatatattaagtaaatattgtttcaaacaaaataactttttaagataatataacaataatttttattattacattataatttttggatatatcctgatatattttgtaaatttgtctTTTGACATTTAACCTTTTACCAGTTACTAAATGAGCAATTAAATTTGACATTTGACTAATGACTatgaggtttttttttgaacaaagactAATGACTATGAGTATAACGCGTAATTAGAAAGAATACACTGACTCTATGACTATAGATAGCTGGCATCATCTCTCTATTCATCTTTCACTATTATATAATTCCattctttgtctcttctcttttcataTCAATTCCATTTCAATCTCTCGTTTCctcatacatatattattatttgtttcctctaaaactaacaaaaatgaGAAGCTTTCTCGACCTACTCGTACTGGTATTCCTCTTCTCATCATCTGTTGACGCATGTGACCGATGTCTTCATAGTTCTAAAGCAGCTTATTTCTCATCTGCCGCTGCTCTCTCTTGTAAACATTCTCATCTTCTCTCATTTATAACTTCTCTTAACtacttgtttctttcttttcttatgtcTTGATGGGTTTTTGGCAGCCGGAGCTTGTGCTTATGGCTCGATGGCTACGAGTTTCTTTGCTGGACACATTGCGGGAGCTATACCTTCCATTTACAAAGATGGTGCTGGCTGTGGAGCTTGCTTTCAAGTAAGATGCAAGAACCCCAAGTTGTGCACCAGTAAAGGAACCATTGTGATGGTCACAGACTTGAACACGGGCAGCCAAACCGATCTTGTTCTTAGTAGTAGAGCTTTTAGGGCTATGGCTAAGCCTGGTTCTGGTGCTGACAAGTATCTTCTCAAACAAGGCATCGTCGACGTTGAATACCAAAGGTTCCATTCTTGAAACAACCAACTTCTTGGTTTTTTTATGTTCACTTGATTTACtaataaaaacattttggaaATGAAAACAGAGTTCCTTGCAATTACGGTAAAAGGAATTTGCACGTGAGAGTGGAAGAAGCAAGCAAAAAGCCAAACTACTTGGCGATAAAGCTTTTATACCAAGGAGGCCAAACCGAAGTGGTAGGCATCGACATTGCTCAAGTTGGTTCGTCACAATGGAGTTACATGACTAGAAGCCACGGAGCCGTGTGGGCTACTGACAAAGTACCAACCGGAGCTCTACAGTTTAGGTTTACGGTGACAGGCGGCTACGATGGCAAAACGGTTTGGGCGAAGAGGGTTCTTCCGGCCTCATGGAAAGCGGGGAGGATCTACGATGCGGGGGTTCAGATCACCGACATTGCTCAAGAAGGTTGTGATACATGCAGTCACATATGGAACTGAGTCAACTGACTCATTACAATTCTCCTTATTTaggcaaacaacaaacaagtgccatataattatatattagaatTCATTTATAAGAAACAAGAGGACGACTAAGaagatctatatatttgttatatgtaCACGGTACACTACTCAGGAACCAAAGTTCATTCTAAAAAAACTAGAGTCACTATATCATTGCAATATGCAAGCAAATTAAAGAATCcgacaagaaaacaaagtaaCATAGAGATGTACAAGCTATTAAACACGCATATTGGATGCAAATGGttgtcaactaaaaaaaaaatatgagatgaaaaaacaaaatgtgtgGAATAAATTGTGACAACCATTTTGGTTGACAACTATAGTgaggaagatgaaaaagaaaaaaaaattattacattaagatattttgaaaataaaataatcgaTTAAAAGAATGCGATAatgaaataaatttgttttaccGTTTTCAACTAAGCACAAAAGTTACAACTTAGAGCTCTGTTTGAACACGAGACATTCCTAGCTAGAAAaaggaatttgattacaaaaaacaaaatttgtttttaaaaatattaataatataaaaagagaattatcaaaaattacagaatttatagaaaaatacaaagttttttaaaataattataaggagattatatatatatatatatttcataaaattcgaaattataatattatttacttatttttaaatttaagttattaattctacaaaaaaaatatagaaaaagggattaaggaaaatatacagttaattattgattctaaattttgtaaatactcacttctatataaaaattGTCTCATacttaaataaattattcaaaaacactgatttcaactttgtttaattgaaattttcttttaatgggaagataaattttttttattttttaaaaccaaaattttgtcatgctttctcctttttcaattGGGAAtagataagattaatatgttgacccaaaaaaaaattaatatatccgttttcttttccaaatactgtatttttaaaattattatattatttttatattgttttatttaatttatattttcgtCTTTgcattatttgagattcatatattaccatgcttataattttatattatttctttaattatactaaattaatttcttttaatttctcaactttgattggttggtcataaacactttttttgttttttgcaaacataattattaccaataaaagaaaagtcAAGAGTTTACATAGTGAAACTGAAACCTAATTGACGGATGGATGAGAGTTACATAAGAGATCATAACTGGTGTTATGTATACTCTCAAACGATGTGCTGAGCTAAAGCAAGGATCTTGAGCTGTTTCTTGCGCCGCATTTCATGTGGGACAGGACCGAACACTCAGGTACCAGTTGGTTGGTTAAACTCcactttcttattctttttcttaatttccacAACTACAACCGCATTGTCATCTAACCTGACTTGGCTTCCATCAACGTGCCCTTTCTGCATCGCAGCACGCACAACCACACCATACACGACCGTCCCTTCCTTCACTTTACCTCTTGGTATCGCCTCTTTCACAGAACCAACAATGGTACCGCCAAGTCTTGCTCCTTTCTTATTACCTTTTAGGGTTTGAATACACTTCACCTCTTTTGCATCGGAGTTATCCATGGCTTTGAGAATCGTCCCCATTCGGATGAATGTCCTTTGTTGCTGCTGTAAATTAGAAACACATCAGGACACAATTCACAGTTTAAGAAAGTTTC
The Camelina sativa cultivar DH55 chromosome 6, Cs, whole genome shotgun sequence genome window above contains:
- the LOC104790832 gene encoding expansin-like A3 encodes the protein MRSFLDLLVLVFLFSSSVDACDRCLHSSKAAYFSSAAALSSGACAYGSMATSFFAGHIAGAIPSIYKDGAGCGACFQVRCKNPKLCTSKGTIVMVTDLNTGSQTDLVLSSRAFRAMAKPGSGADKYLLKQGIVDVEYQRVPCNYGKRNLHVRVEEASKKPNYLAIKLLYQGGQTEVVGIDIAQVGSSQWSYMTRSHGAVWATDKVPTGALQFRFTVTGGYDGKTVWAKRVLPASWKAGRIYDAGVQITDIAQEGCDTCSHIWN
- the LOC104790833 gene encoding 50S ribosomal protein HLP, mitochondrial-like, producing MGTILKAMDNSDAKEVKCIQTLKGNKKGARLGGTIVGSVKEAIPRGKVKEGTVVYGVVVRAAMQKGHVDGSQVRLDDNAVVVVEIKKKNKKVEFNQPTGT